One region of Aeromicrobium sp. Sec7.5 genomic DNA includes:
- the wrbA gene encoding NAD(P)H:quinone oxidoreductase, whose product MTVKVAIVYYSSYGATHAMAERLAETAEKQGAEVRLRHVRETAPAEAYESQDAWKAHVDEIADRPVAAPEDLEWADVVVMGSPTRYGHVTSQLQGFIDTLGPLWSEGKLADKVYTAFTSSQTAHGGQETTLLALHTTFMHLGGIIAAPGYTDPLKFADGNPYGASKVTGASSDLDDTDRDALDHLVTRAIGVAEKLTA is encoded by the coding sequence ATGACCGTCAAGGTCGCGATCGTCTACTACTCCTCCTACGGCGCCACGCACGCGATGGCCGAGCGCCTGGCCGAGACCGCCGAGAAGCAGGGCGCCGAGGTCCGCCTCCGCCACGTGCGCGAGACGGCTCCGGCCGAGGCCTACGAGTCGCAGGACGCCTGGAAGGCGCACGTCGACGAGATCGCCGATCGACCGGTCGCCGCGCCCGAGGACCTCGAGTGGGCTGACGTCGTGGTGATGGGATCGCCCACGAGGTACGGCCACGTCACGAGCCAGCTGCAGGGCTTCATCGACACGCTCGGACCGCTGTGGTCGGAGGGCAAGCTCGCCGACAAGGTCTACACCGCCTTCACGTCGTCGCAGACGGCGCACGGGGGCCAGGAGACGACGTTGCTCGCGCTGCACACGACCTTCATGCACCTCGGCGGCATCATCGCCGCGCCGGGCTACACCGACCCGCTGAAGTTCGCCGACGGCAACCCGTACGGCGCGAGCAAGGTCACGGGTGCGTCGTCGGATCTCGACGACACCGACCGCGACGCGCTCGACCACCTCGTGACCCGCGCGATCGGCGTCGCGGAGAAGTTGACGGCCTGA
- a CDS encoding enoyl-CoA hydratase/isomerase family protein — MDTADGSTASTTTTTGVEATLDGSVGRIALDRPRSLNALTLPMVEQLEQVLLAWADEPLRAITIASTSERAFCAGGDIRQVRQNTLDGQSAASRQFFATEYRVNHLLAASAAPVVAFVDGVCMGGGLGLSVHGAFRVVGDAAVLAMPETSIGFFPDVGATHFLPRLPGEIGTFLGLTGARASAADALGVGLATHHVASADLGALAERLVADDSPVEQVLAEAATPAGESTLVARRAEIDRTFDADSVDAILAALQAEGTAWADETIGALESASRQSLDLTLDLLRRGADLSLRACLDLELRAAAGVTQTPDFVEGVRAVLVDKDRTPHWGASRFRGITAEGDVEWTAGNGRSPAP; from the coding sequence ATGGACACCGCCGACGGATCGACCGCCAGCACGACCACGACGACCGGGGTCGAGGCGACCCTCGACGGATCGGTCGGACGGATCGCCCTCGACCGACCGCGGTCGCTCAACGCGCTGACGCTGCCGATGGTCGAGCAGCTGGAGCAGGTGCTGCTGGCCTGGGCCGACGAGCCGTTGCGCGCGATCACGATCGCCAGCACGAGCGAGCGCGCGTTCTGCGCGGGCGGGGACATCCGCCAGGTCCGGCAGAACACCCTCGACGGCCAGAGTGCGGCGAGCCGGCAGTTCTTCGCGACGGAGTACCGCGTCAACCACCTGCTGGCCGCCTCGGCCGCGCCGGTCGTCGCGTTCGTCGACGGGGTCTGCATGGGCGGGGGGCTCGGCCTGTCGGTGCACGGCGCCTTCCGCGTCGTCGGGGACGCCGCGGTCCTGGCGATGCCGGAGACCTCGATCGGCTTCTTCCCCGACGTCGGTGCCACGCACTTCCTGCCGCGCTTGCCCGGCGAGATCGGGACCTTCCTGGGGCTCACCGGTGCTCGCGCGTCCGCGGCCGACGCCCTGGGCGTCGGCCTGGCGACGCACCACGTCGCGTCCGCCGATCTCGGCGCGCTCGCCGAGCGCCTGGTCGCCGACGACAGTCCGGTCGAGCAGGTGCTGGCCGAGGCGGCGACTCCGGCGGGCGAGTCGACCCTCGTGGCCCGTCGCGCGGAGATCGACCGGACCTTCGACGCCGACTCGGTCGACGCGATCCTCGCGGCGCTTCAGGCCGAGGGAACCGCGTGGGCCGACGAGACGATCGGTGCGCTGGAGTCGGCCTCGCGGCAGAGTCTTGACCTGACCCTCGACCTGCTGCGCCGTGGGGCCGACCTGTCGCTGCGCGCCTGCCTCGACCTGGAGCTGCGCGCCGCCGCCGGGGTGACGCAGACGCCGGACTTTGTCGAGGGCGTGCGCGCCGTGCTGGTCGACAAGGACCGCACGCCGCACTGGGGTGCCTCGCGCTTCCGCGGGATCACGGCCGAGGGCGACGTCGAGTGGACCGCGGGAAACGGGCGGAGCCCCGCCCCTTGA
- a CDS encoding DMT family transporter has product MAWVYLALAITAEVTATMSLKVVAEGQRSWAAGVVLGYVAAFAMLSLGLREGLALGVAYGIWAAAGVAATAILSRLIFREPLTRLMGAGIALIIGGVLLIELGASH; this is encoded by the coding sequence ATGGCGTGGGTCTACCTCGCCCTCGCCATCACGGCCGAGGTGACGGCGACGATGTCGCTCAAGGTCGTGGCCGAGGGTCAGCGCAGCTGGGCGGCCGGCGTGGTGCTCGGCTACGTCGCGGCGTTCGCGATGCTCTCGCTCGGACTCCGGGAGGGGCTGGCGCTCGGCGTGGCCTACGGCATCTGGGCCGCAGCCGGAGTTGCCGCCACCGCGATCCTCTCGAGGCTGATCTTCCGCGAGCCGCTCACCCGACTCATGGGAGCCGGCATCGCCCTGATCATCGGTGGGGTCCTGCTGATCGAGCTCGGGGCGTCGCACTAG
- a CDS encoding alpha/beta fold hydrolase, whose protein sequence is MQEIVEIGTGTNLAVETAGAGETVLLIQGMSGHGGMWGSALVDDLARDFEVVTYDHRGIGESARADDPFSIVDLADDAAGLLSALGRESAHVMGISMGGMVAQELALRAPDRVRSVTLGCTTPGGPGAFDAPGPVRMVEAIGTRDPEHATRVGFEVNVSAEFAARPGELDRFRATSLARRVPFPVVRQQSIACLEHDASGRLGGLHLPVAVVHGEEDQMILSAEGERLAELVPGAELHLWPGVGHLFWWERPAEAAEVVRGLAARATS, encoded by the coding sequence ATGCAGGAGATCGTCGAGATCGGGACCGGCACCAACCTCGCCGTGGAGACGGCGGGCGCGGGCGAGACCGTGCTGCTGATCCAGGGCATGTCCGGCCACGGCGGGATGTGGGGCTCTGCGCTCGTCGACGACCTCGCCCGGGACTTCGAGGTCGTGACGTACGACCACCGCGGCATCGGGGAGAGCGCGCGGGCCGACGACCCGTTCTCGATCGTCGACCTCGCCGACGACGCCGCCGGGCTCCTGTCGGCGCTGGGACGGGAGTCGGCGCACGTCATGGGCATCTCGATGGGCGGCATGGTCGCGCAGGAGCTGGCGCTCCGTGCTCCCGATCGCGTCCGCAGCGTGACGCTCGGCTGCACGACCCCCGGCGGTCCCGGCGCCTTCGACGCGCCCGGACCGGTGCGCATGGTCGAGGCGATCGGGACCCGCGATCCCGAGCACGCGACGCGCGTCGGCTTCGAGGTCAACGTCTCGGCCGAGTTCGCCGCGCGCCCCGGTGAGCTCGACCGGTTCCGCGCGACCTCCCTCGCGCGGCGCGTGCCGTTCCCGGTGGTGCGCCAGCAGTCGATCGCGTGCCTCGAGCACGACGCGTCGGGCCGGCTGGGCGGCCTGCACCTGCCGGTCGCCGTCGTGCACGGCGAGGAGGACCAGATGATCCTGTCCGCCGAGGGCGAGCGACTCGCCGAGCTGGTGCCGGGCGCCGAGCTCCACCTGTGGCCGGGTGTCGGTCACCTGTTCTGGTGGGAGCGCCCGGCCGAGGCCGCAGAGGTCGTCCGCGGCCTGGCTGCCCGAGCCACGAGCTAG
- a CDS encoding TetR/AcrR family transcriptional regulator, with product MAPTDRSRRVEVLDGLVAMFLADGFLDLGLDEIAARLRCSKSTLYAVAPSKEQLITTVTREFFRRSTEQVEQRLAAEPEPRHRIRAYLDAIAEALAPASPAFYADVNDFVPAREVYRRNTAIAARRVQELVTDAKGPTGAVDATFVGAVAAAVMSTIQSGEMEASTSLDDAAAYRLLADLIDASVARATAP from the coding sequence ATGGCCCCCACCGACCGCTCCCGCCGCGTCGAGGTGCTCGACGGCCTCGTGGCCATGTTCCTCGCCGACGGCTTCCTGGACCTGGGTCTCGACGAGATCGCCGCCCGCCTCCGCTGCTCGAAGTCGACCCTCTACGCCGTGGCGCCGAGCAAGGAACAGCTCATCACCACCGTCACGCGGGAGTTCTTCCGCCGCTCCACCGAGCAGGTCGAGCAGCGTCTCGCCGCAGAGCCGGAGCCCCGGCACCGGATCCGGGCCTACCTCGACGCGATCGCCGAGGCCCTCGCCCCCGCGTCCCCCGCCTTCTACGCCGACGTCAACGACTTCGTCCCGGCCCGCGAGGTCTACCGGCGCAACACCGCGATCGCCGCACGGCGGGTGCAGGAGCTCGTGACCGACGCGAAGGGCCCGACCGGCGCGGTCGACGCCACGTTCGTCGGTGCCGTCGCCGCGGCCGTCATGTCGACCATCCAGTCCGGCGAGATGGAGGCCTCGACCTCGCTGGACGACGCCGCGGCGTACCGCCTGCTCGCCGACCTCATCGACGCCTCGGTCGCGCGGGCCACCGCCCCGTGA
- a CDS encoding bifunctional proline dehydrogenase/L-glutamate gamma-semialdehyde dehydrogenase, giving the protein MTSHLTERTGSPDGSAEPLTRPADLADETIALVRRWLAAAAQVEPDKAGAQLAGVLKDPRGLPFTVGFIDGVIRPEDTAVAARNFAELAREVPAFLPWHLRAAVKVGARVGLVAPGLVIPVVRRALRAMVGHLIVDARERRLGRAIARLRHRGVRLNINLLGEAVLGEREAARRLQGTRDLLARADVDYVSIKVSSTVAPHSVWAFDEAVAHVVESLQPLFEQAAASPTPKFINLDMEEYRDLDLTVAVFTAILDQPHLRGLEAGIVLQAYLPDSLAAMIRLQEWSAGRRAAGGAGVKVRVVKGANLPMERVEASLHDWPLATWGTKQDSDTHYKRVLDYALRPGRIENVRIGVAGHNLFDLAHTWLLAGARGVRHGVELEMLLGMAQEQAEVIRREVGGLLLYTPVVHPGEFDVAIAYLVRRLEEGASHDNFMSAVFDLSTDEQLFARERDRFLASLAEVDEVVPGPNRTQDRTAPVEPVAAGDFRNAPDTDPALPANRTWGRAILERIPGSALGVDLVADHTVTEAGALDDLVGVTAAHGAEWGERTGAERAAVLDAVAHRLEERRAVLAEVMGAETGKTLDQADPEISEAIDFARYYAQLARQLDDVDGARFVPARLTVVTPPWNFPVAIPAGSTLAALAAGSAVVIKPAPQAARCGSVMVETLWQAGVPREVLQLVHVGENDLGAQLVGDPRVDRLILTGGFETAELFRSFRADLPLLAETSGKNALVVTPSADLDLAAKDVAASAFGHAGQKCSAASLVILVGSVATSDRFRQQLVDAVTSLKVGYPDDPTSQVGPLVEPAQGKLLDALTRLDEGESWLVEPERRDEAGRLWSPGVRQGVRPGSAFHLTEYFGPVLGLMTASTLDEAIALQNQVAYGLTAGLHSLDPGEIETWLATVQAGNLYVNRGITGAIVQRQPFGGWKRSAIGAGFKAGGPNYLLGLGSWESAMSADRDGVALSRPVAQVLAAAHEMRLPRTELDRLERCFRADATQWAADLGEARDVSGLMAERNLFRYRPATVDVRLAADGTPADLLRVVGAGVRAGARFDVSVGTARPATLGTALEALGLTVRYEDDEAWAARAANGGVERVRLIGGTAAALARVTGGRVDLAVFDHPATESGRLELLPFLREQSVNITAHRFGTPNHLTDGLI; this is encoded by the coding sequence ATGACCTCGCACCTGACCGAGCGCACCGGCTCGCCGGACGGCTCCGCCGAGCCCCTGACCCGCCCGGCCGACCTGGCCGACGAGACCATCGCGCTGGTACGCCGCTGGCTCGCGGCCGCCGCGCAGGTCGAGCCGGACAAGGCCGGGGCCCAGCTCGCGGGCGTCCTCAAGGACCCGCGCGGCCTGCCGTTCACGGTGGGCTTCATCGACGGCGTCATCCGCCCCGAGGACACCGCGGTCGCCGCCCGCAACTTCGCCGAGCTGGCCCGCGAGGTCCCGGCGTTCCTGCCCTGGCACCTGCGTGCTGCCGTGAAGGTCGGCGCCCGGGTCGGTCTCGTGGCCCCCGGCCTGGTCATCCCGGTCGTGCGCCGCGCGCTCCGGGCCATGGTCGGTCACCTCATCGTCGACGCCCGCGAGCGACGCCTCGGGCGCGCCATCGCTCGTCTTCGCCACCGCGGGGTGCGGCTCAACATCAACCTGCTCGGGGAGGCCGTGCTGGGCGAGCGCGAGGCAGCGCGCCGCCTGCAGGGCACGCGCGACCTCCTGGCCCGCGCGGACGTCGACTACGTCTCGATCAAGGTCTCCTCCACGGTCGCCCCGCACTCGGTGTGGGCCTTCGACGAGGCCGTCGCGCACGTCGTGGAGAGCCTCCAGCCGCTGTTCGAGCAGGCGGCGGCGTCGCCGACCCCGAAGTTCATCAACCTCGACATGGAGGAGTACCGCGACCTCGACCTGACCGTCGCGGTGTTCACGGCGATCCTCGACCAGCCGCACCTGCGCGGACTCGAGGCGGGGATCGTGCTGCAGGCCTACCTGCCGGACTCCCTCGCGGCGATGATCCGGTTGCAGGAGTGGTCGGCGGGCCGCCGCGCCGCGGGAGGCGCGGGCGTCAAGGTGCGCGTCGTGAAGGGTGCGAACCTGCCGATGGAGCGCGTCGAGGCCTCGCTGCACGACTGGCCGCTGGCCACGTGGGGAACCAAGCAGGACTCCGACACCCACTACAAGCGCGTCCTCGACTACGCCCTGCGCCCGGGGCGCATCGAGAACGTGCGCATCGGGGTCGCGGGACACAACCTCTTCGACCTCGCCCACACCTGGCTGCTCGCCGGCGCCCGCGGGGTCCGGCACGGCGTCGAGCTCGAGATGCTCCTCGGCATGGCCCAGGAGCAGGCCGAGGTGATCCGTCGTGAGGTCGGTGGGCTGCTGCTCTACACGCCGGTCGTGCATCCCGGCGAGTTCGACGTCGCGATCGCGTACCTGGTGCGGCGGCTCGAGGAAGGCGCGAGCCACGACAACTTCATGTCGGCCGTGTTCGACCTGTCGACCGACGAGCAGCTCTTCGCCCGCGAGCGCGACCGCTTCCTGGCGTCGCTGGCCGAGGTCGACGAGGTCGTGCCCGGCCCGAACCGCACGCAGGACCGCACCGCACCGGTCGAGCCCGTCGCAGCCGGCGACTTCCGCAACGCCCCGGACACCGACCCGGCGCTGCCGGCCAACCGGACGTGGGGCCGAGCGATCCTCGAGCGCATTCCGGGCTCGGCTCTCGGCGTCGACCTGGTGGCCGACCACACCGTGACCGAGGCCGGTGCGCTCGACGACCTCGTGGGCGTGACGGCAGCCCACGGTGCGGAGTGGGGGGAGCGGACGGGTGCCGAGCGCGCCGCCGTGCTGGACGCCGTGGCGCACCGCCTCGAGGAGCGTCGCGCCGTGCTGGCGGAGGTCATGGGCGCCGAGACGGGCAAGACCCTGGACCAGGCCGATCCCGAGATCTCCGAGGCGATCGACTTCGCGCGCTACTACGCGCAGCTGGCGCGACAGCTCGACGACGTCGACGGGGCCCGCTTCGTGCCGGCGCGACTGACCGTCGTGACGCCGCCGTGGAACTTCCCGGTCGCGATCCCGGCGGGCTCGACCCTGGCCGCGCTGGCCGCCGGATCAGCCGTCGTCATCAAGCCCGCGCCCCAGGCCGCCCGGTGTGGCTCGGTCATGGTCGAGACCCTCTGGCAGGCCGGCGTGCCCCGCGAGGTGCTGCAGCTCGTGCACGTCGGCGAGAACGACCTGGGGGCGCAGCTCGTGGGTGATCCTCGCGTCGACCGCCTGATCCTGACCGGTGGCTTCGAGACGGCCGAGCTGTTCCGTTCCTTCCGCGCGGACCTGCCGCTGCTGGCCGAGACGAGCGGCAAGAACGCTCTCGTGGTCACGCCCAGTGCCGACCTCGACCTGGCCGCCAAGGACGTGGCCGCCTCGGCCTTCGGGCACGCGGGCCAGAAGTGCTCGGCGGCCTCGCTCGTGATCCTGGTCGGCAGTGTCGCGACCTCCGACCGCTTCCGCCAGCAGCTCGTCGACGCCGTCACCTCCCTGAAGGTCGGGTACCCCGATGACCCGACGAGCCAGGTCGGTCCGCTCGTCGAGCCCGCGCAGGGCAAGCTGCTCGACGCCCTGACCCGTCTCGACGAGGGCGAGTCCTGGCTCGTCGAGCCGGAGCGCCGGGACGAGGCGGGCCGCCTGTGGTCGCCGGGTGTCCGCCAGGGCGTGCGTCCTGGTTCGGCGTTCCACCTCACGGAGTACTTCGGCCCCGTGCTGGGCCTCATGACCGCGTCGACGCTCGACGAGGCCATCGCGCTGCAGAACCAGGTCGCCTACGGCCTCACGGCGGGTCTGCACTCGCTCGATCCGGGCGAGATCGAGACCTGGCTCGCCACGGTGCAGGCCGGCAACCTCTACGTGAACCGCGGCATCACGGGCGCCATCGTGCAGCGACAGCCGTTCGGCGGCTGGAAGCGGTCGGCGATCGGCGCCGGCTTCAAGGCCGGCGGACCCAACTACCTGCTGGGGCTCGGTTCGTGGGAGTCGGCGATGTCGGCCGATCGCGACGGCGTCGCGCTGAGCCGACCGGTCGCGCAGGTCCTGGCCGCGGCGCACGAGATGCGGCTGCCGCGGACGGAGCTCGACCGGCTCGAGCGCTGCTTCCGGGCCGACGCCACGCAGTGGGCCGCCGATCTCGGTGAGGCGCGCGACGTGAGCGGGCTGATGGCCGAGCGCAACCTGTTCCGCTACCGGCCCGCGACGGTCGACGTGCGTCTGGCCGCTGACGGCACGCCGGCCGATCTCCTGCGGGTCGTCGGCGCCGGGGTGCGGGCCGGTGCCCGCTTCGACGTCTCGGTCGGGACGGCACGGCCCGCGACGCTCGGCACGGCGCTGGAAGCCCTGGGTCTCACGGTGCGGTACGAGGACGACGAGGCGTGGGCGGCCCGTGCCGCGAACGGTGGGGTGGAGCGCGTTCGTCTGATCGGCGGGACCGCCGCTGCCCTGGCTCGCGTGACGGGTGGCCGGGTCGACCTCGCGGTCTTCGACCACCCGGCGACCGAGTCGGGGCGTCTGGAGCTGCTGCCGTTCCTGCGCGAGCAGTCCGTCAACATCACGGCGCACCGCTTCGGCACCCCGAACCACCTGACCGACGGCCTGATCTGA
- a CDS encoding PQQ-dependent sugar dehydrogenase, whose translation MVTSSTVRGSRLLTLLPALALVAAGCASGESDPGPTSSAPESPADGGTAVVPAGSPADVTTDLAAPWSIAFVGETALISNRDDGDVWELTDDGSTRLVGTVDGVVHQGESGLLGLAVDDQDRLYAYSTADDGNRVQRFELTGDPGSYGLGPVETILEGVPAASNHDGGRIAFGPDGMLYVATGDANDRPAAQDLESLAGKILRLTPDGAAPDDNPFPGSLVYSLGHRNPQGIAWASDGTMFAAEFGQDRWDELNIVTAGSNYGWPAAEGIAGDDRFVDPVQQWEPDIASPSGIAVADGTVFIANLRGAVLRSVPVADPTTSTDYFTGEHGRLRDVVVAPDGDLWFLTNNTDGRGDARGGDDRILRVGLEPA comes from the coding sequence ATGGTCACCAGCTCCACCGTCCGCGGATCCCGGCTCCTGACGCTGCTCCCGGCGCTCGCGCTCGTCGCGGCAGGGTGCGCGTCCGGCGAGTCCGACCCCGGGCCCACCTCGAGCGCTCCGGAGTCGCCGGCCGACGGGGGCACGGCCGTGGTTCCGGCCGGCTCACCCGCGGACGTCACCACCGACCTCGCCGCGCCGTGGTCGATCGCGTTCGTCGGCGAGACCGCGCTCATCAGCAACCGCGACGACGGGGACGTCTGGGAGCTGACCGACGACGGATCGACGCGGCTCGTCGGCACGGTCGACGGCGTCGTGCACCAGGGCGAGTCCGGCCTCCTGGGCCTGGCGGTCGACGACCAGGACCGCCTGTACGCCTACTCCACCGCCGACGACGGCAACCGGGTGCAACGGTTCGAGCTGACCGGGGATCCCGGCTCGTACGGGCTCGGGCCGGTCGAGACGATCCTCGAGGGCGTCCCCGCGGCGAGCAACCACGACGGCGGCCGGATCGCCTTCGGTCCGGACGGCATGCTCTACGTCGCGACCGGTGACGCGAACGACCGTCCGGCCGCGCAGGACCTCGAGAGCCTCGCCGGCAAGATCCTCCGCCTGACGCCCGACGGCGCCGCCCCGGACGACAACCCGTTCCCCGGGTCGCTCGTCTACAGCCTCGGCCACCGCAACCCGCAGGGCATCGCCTGGGCCTCTGACGGCACGATGTTCGCCGCGGAGTTCGGGCAGGACCGGTGGGACGAGCTCAACATCGTCACGGCCGGGTCGAACTACGGCTGGCCCGCGGCGGAGGGCATCGCCGGCGACGACCGCTTCGTGGACCCCGTGCAGCAGTGGGAGCCCGACATCGCGAGCCCGAGCGGCATCGCGGTCGCCGACGGCACCGTGTTCATCGCCAACCTGCGCGGAGCCGTCCTGCGGTCGGTGCCGGTCGCCGACCCCACCACGTCGACCGACTACTTCACCGGCGAGCACGGCCGGCTGCGCGACGTCGTGGTCGCCCCCGACGGCGACCTGTGGTTCCTCACCAACAACACCGACGGGCGCGGTGACGCCAGGGGCGGGGACGACCGGATCCTCCGCGTCGGGCTCGAGCCCGCCTGA
- a CDS encoding thioesterase family protein, whose amino-acid sequence MTDAFYRRTDVTTTADGEVLETFASSHHTASPWGADLQHGGPIAGLLVRAMERLEPRERTRITRVCVDILGPLPVTDVRVGARILRPGRRVEQLAATLEAKAADGSWRPAARATAWRLATQPTGDVVRHASAPLPPRADDVGGLSAFPIPDTWYPGGFVAAATWDAIHLGTEPGEASTAWVNLAVALVAGEETSGLCQLIAIADAANGLGARLDAARFSFLNTDLTLQVHDEPVGPWFGMAAETSIGADGVGMADAVLHGPDGPLGRVTQNLLVERRPDA is encoded by the coding sequence ATGACGGACGCGTTCTACCGACGGACCGACGTGACCACCACGGCCGACGGGGAGGTGCTCGAGACCTTCGCCTCGAGCCACCACACCGCGAGCCCGTGGGGTGCCGACCTGCAGCACGGCGGTCCGATCGCGGGGTTGTTGGTCAGGGCGATGGAGCGGCTGGAGCCGCGCGAGCGGACCCGGATCACGCGGGTCTGCGTCGACATCCTCGGACCGCTGCCCGTCACCGACGTGCGGGTGGGCGCGCGCATCCTGCGACCCGGCCGACGCGTCGAGCAGCTCGCCGCGACGCTCGAGGCGAAGGCGGCCGATGGATCGTGGCGCCCCGCCGCCCGCGCCACGGCCTGGCGGCTCGCGACCCAGCCGACGGGCGACGTCGTGCGCCACGCGAGCGCGCCCCTGCCCCCGCGGGCCGACGACGTCGGCGGACTGTCGGCGTTCCCGATCCCGGACACCTGGTACCCCGGCGGCTTCGTCGCGGCCGCCACGTGGGACGCGATCCACCTCGGGACCGAGCCGGGCGAGGCCTCGACCGCGTGGGTCAACCTGGCCGTGGCGCTCGTCGCGGGCGAGGAGACCTCGGGCCTCTGCCAGCTGATCGCGATCGCGGACGCCGCGAACGGTCTCGGCGCGCGGCTCGACGCCGCGCGCTTCTCGTTCCTCAACACCGACCTGACCCTGCAGGTGCACGACGAGCCCGTCGGTCCCTGGTTCGGCATGGCGGCCGAGACCTCGATCGGGGCGGACGGCGTGGGCATGGCCGACGCCGTGCTGCACGGACCGGACGGTCCGCTGGGTCGGGTCACGCAGAACCTCCTGGTGGAGCGTCGCCCCGACGCCTGA
- a CDS encoding DMT family transporter: MRTWLLLLAAIAVEVTASLSLKGALDHRGLYAVVVAGYGSSFALLGLVLRAGMPLGVAYGIWGALGVAGTAVSSSLLFGEPLTGLMVVGMGLVVAGVLLVEIGSQLARRTTEVR; encoded by the coding sequence GTGAGGACGTGGCTCCTGCTGCTCGCCGCGATCGCGGTCGAGGTCACGGCGTCACTCTCCCTCAAGGGCGCCCTCGACCACCGCGGGCTCTACGCCGTCGTGGTCGCTGGCTACGGCTCGTCGTTCGCCCTGCTCGGGCTCGTGCTGCGGGCCGGCATGCCCCTCGGCGTGGCCTACGGCATCTGGGGCGCGCTCGGCGTGGCCGGCACCGCGGTCTCGTCATCACTGCTGTTCGGCGAGCCGCTCACGGGCCTCATGGTCGTGGGCATGGGCTTGGTCGTCGCCGGCGTGCTGCTGGTCGAGATCGGCTCGCAGCTCGCGCGGCGGACGACGGAGGTCCGGTGA
- a CDS encoding acyl-CoA dehydrogenase family protein, with protein sequence MPAERLMPTEESADLIDLTRSIVDKELRPVVDEHDREARFPREVFRTLGRAGLLGLPYPEELGGGGQPYEVYLQVVEEIASAWAAVGVGVSVHALSCFGLFERGTSEQKERWLPDMLAGDQLGAYCLSEAHAGSDPAAMRTKAVRDGDDYVITGAKAWTTHGGQADFYKVMARTSDDGGKGISCFLVPADAEGLTADVPEQKMGLMSSTTATMLFDGVRVPAERRLGEEGQGLPIALAGLDAGRLGIAAVATGVAQGALDAAIAYAKEREAFGKAIIDHQGLGFLLADMAAAVESARATYLHAARLKDAGRPYGRQASVAKLVATDNAMKVTTDAVQVLGGAGYTKDFPVERYMRETKVMQIFEGTNQIQRMVIARHLAR encoded by the coding sequence ATGCCCGCTGAGCGCCTGATGCCCACCGAGGAGTCCGCCGACCTGATCGACCTGACCCGGTCGATCGTCGACAAGGAGCTGCGCCCCGTCGTTGACGAGCACGACCGAGAGGCGCGGTTCCCCCGTGAGGTCTTCCGCACGCTGGGTCGTGCCGGCCTGCTCGGCCTCCCGTACCCGGAGGAGCTCGGCGGCGGTGGCCAGCCGTACGAGGTCTACCTGCAGGTCGTCGAGGAGATCGCCTCGGCGTGGGCGGCCGTCGGGGTGGGCGTCAGCGTGCACGCGCTGAGCTGCTTCGGCCTGTTCGAACGGGGCACGTCGGAGCAGAAGGAGCGGTGGCTCCCGGACATGCTCGCCGGCGACCAGCTCGGGGCGTACTGCCTGTCGGAGGCGCACGCGGGATCCGACCCCGCGGCGATGCGCACCAAGGCGGTGCGCGACGGGGACGACTACGTCATCACCGGCGCCAAGGCCTGGACGACCCACGGCGGCCAGGCCGACTTCTACAAGGTCATGGCCCGCACGTCCGACGACGGCGGGAAGGGAATCTCCTGCTTCCTCGTCCCGGCCGACGCCGAGGGCCTCACGGCCGACGTGCCCGAGCAGAAGATGGGCCTGATGAGCTCCACGACGGCGACGATGCTGTTCGACGGCGTCCGAGTCCCCGCCGAGCGTCGTCTCGGTGAGGAAGGTCAGGGCCTGCCGATCGCGCTCGCCGGGCTCGACGCCGGACGACTCGGCATCGCCGCCGTGGCCACGGGTGTCGCGCAGGGTGCGCTCGACGCCGCGATCGCCTACGCCAAGGAGCGCGAGGCGTTCGGCAAGGCGATCATCGACCACCAAGGGCTCGGCTTCCTGCTGGCCGACATGGCCGCGGCCGTCGAGTCCGCCCGGGCCACGTACCTGCACGCGGCGCGCCTCAAGGACGCGGGCCGGCCCTACGGCCGGCAGGCGTCGGTCGCCAAGCTCGTCGCGACCGACAACGCCATGAAGGTCACGACCGACGCGGTGCAGGTGCTCGGCGGCGCCGGCTACACCAAGGACTTCCCCGTCGAGCGCTACATGCGCGAGACCAAGGTCATGCAGATCTTCGAGGGCACGAACCAGATCCAGCGCATGGTCATCGCCCGGCACCTCGCTCGCTGA